Part of the Zea mays cultivar B73 chromosome 4, Zm-B73-REFERENCE-NAM-5.0, whole genome shotgun sequence genome is shown below.
GCTCCCTGCGCGACGCTTGCTCTCTGATGTGACCGTACAGTTCTTTGTGGAATGGATGGTCAAGGGAGAAGCAGTTGTCGACGTCGGTAGACGAATGCTTCGATGATCCGGAGGCCTCCCGGCGGCAGAAATGGGGGAGTGATGAGTAGTCCATGATCTACAAACGTTGAGCATCGCAGCTGTTTTACTGAAGGAAGAATACATGTGCACAGATACTGATCGTATTGTATTGCACCCAGAAATGACAGGTGAAAAGGCAGCAAGCAAGGAAGAATATATTTACCTTCAGAAGTTCATCTCTCCCGCAGCCAGTCAAAACTTTGACCTTCTTTTTTGTCCTCTCCTGCAATAAGGGCTTCACAACCTAGCGGCATGCTCAAATTAACTGTCATCAGTTCCTTTCTGCTAAAAAAATTACTAAAAACCGTAGGTCCGAGCGTTGGCTGTAACTGATAGTACCTTCCAACAAGCAGAAAATATGTATGGAACGTTGACTACATAATAGGTCTCTGTCTTTTCAGGGTAATTTAGATCATCAACTGTCGATATGGAAGTCAACATCTGTGTATCATATTGAAATCAATTAAGAAAATAGCATGCCACAATCAATACCAAAAAGCAACACAAGTAACACAGCATTCAGATCTTTTTAACAGAACACGGGATAAGTGAATCTGAACTTCGGTGTTAACACTTTGCTTGAATGCCATACAGAGATGAATTCAACAGTGGATAGCACAAAATTCAATGGTTATGCTATTCCTCAACACAAGAGGCTAGATAAAACTAACCCTAATATTCTATTTATCCCTAGATAATTACTAATAAGGATATGCATATTCTAGCGAAATTAGTATAGTCAAACTGTTCGCTTCGCTTCAGATTAGAGCCAGTTGTTCGGACTGCTGCAACTACAATCCATTGCTGCAATTACAATCCATAGAGACAAAACACTATAGAAACAGTAGAAGCCGTTTCGGATTAAAGCCAAGCGAATAGCTTGACTAATTCATTAGTGTATGGTCTAATGGAAAAAAGGGTTAATAGTCATAGCACGTACCTTTATTTGGCTTAGTGCTGATAGCTTCAAACCAGTCATATCCAGCACTTTTATACAGCTGGTAACAGGCCGCCCAAACTGTTGTGTCAGCCTAGGCTAAATGTGGTACAAATAAATGTTAGGGCTGGATTCATATGTTTACATAAGTGATCTTAAACTCAGAGCATTTTGTCGGATACTCACCAAAATTATACGATCACGGTACTCGTTAATCTGGATATGAGATTGCACATAGTAGTGGACCTGAGATAAAATACCTCTATTTTTAGTTGACACTTGACACAACACAACTCAGTAGAAACTAGAAAGAAGCACAATGCTACTGATAAAATACAGCTAGTTGAATAAGATCGTTATTTAGGTCATTGACTGATTGTGTACTATAGTCAAAGCTTATATCAACCTCTGAAATATAAACGTTTCCGCAGCATACATAAAAAAACTAAAGGCAGACACTTTTATGATTTTGGCTGTAGCTGTAGCCTACCAAACAAATAGCAAGCATCAGAGTAATTACCGAAGCTTTGTCATATGTGCTATGTCCAACACCAATGCCAAAAATTGGGAGACCCTGCCAATGACAGAAACAAAGAAAAAAAATATTGgaacaaagaaagaagaaaattgCTATAACTACAACATGCAACTTAACAATTGTGCTAGAAGGTTTGCTAATATTTTTTGAAAAGAAAAATTAAGAGTCTCGAGGAACACACACAGACTATACTACTGTAGTATATAAATGGGAAGCTAATGACTATCTGATGTTGCCCACAGGTGAGAAATATCAAGGCGAACCCaaagcttaaaggtgagaaattATCACATAAGACCCTACAGTTCTTTCTAACAAAATATTGACAGGTCAACTGCAGTTATCACAGATGCCAAGTGAAAACATACCTATGATCCTACAGACCATAATAACCAAACAATGTCCAGTCAACTGCAGTTATCACAGTTCAAGTAATTATGACGCCATATCATACTTTGAAACTACAGACCTTAATAACCCATGTTGCAGTTAGTAGGACATCATTCCGTGGAAGTTTGACAATCAATATAAGTTAACACTTTAACCTCTTCAGTGCGATCTTCATTCGGCATATTAACTTTCCTATTGAAAACTGAAAATCAAAGTACTCTGTATTAAGAATTTCAACAAGGAGATAGACGCATTAAGTCCAGAATATGGTAGCCTTAGAATACCAACAGTAAAAAGGCATGTCTAGTTCAAACACACAAATGACTGGCTCATAATCAATCCATATAGGGTAATGGTTCAACCAACAGATTTTATTGTTGGAAGTAAACAGCTATACCTCCTTTGTGTATCCTGACAGGCCAATAAGTTGTGAATCACGTATTGACCTGTATAAATCTACTGGGACTATAGGCCTCTGCAGATGGACAGTGCAAACATTGATCAGAAAAAGAAAATCAAATTTTGCTATACAAACACACACAAATAGGCAGATTATTGAGAGTGGTATTGCTGCAATAATAAAATAAACAATCAAAATGAGAAATGGTTAGGAGAAGACCAGAATCGTAGAACTTTAAGGGAACCTTCTTTAGCTTTCTGATAACATATACAGTAATATCTGGAAGGATTAAATTCTAGACAGGATGACTCACCTCTAGCACACTATCAATTTCATTTTGAATCCTCCAATTCAAACATTCTACAATCTATAGAAACAAACATATTAGTAATTAAATTCGTGGTCACTTTACCCACTGTTGAGAAACTTGTATGAAACGTTACCATTTTATGAGCCTTTGCTACATTCCACTCTCTAGCCTTAAGGAAACGCACCAGTGTTTCTTTAGGATAGCCCTGGTGCATATTCTGAAATAAACGAAGATATGCTCACATTGTTTCCCAGAATCCCTCAACAAGTTATAGTTTAAGTTGATGAACAAATAATCATGTATTACATATTTACATCTAACGACACTGAAGTGAAGGTAGCAATCAAACATTTTCAGAAATTTAATCACTCTATATACGTGGACAGGTGGGTAGTACAGACTATGGAGCAAGGCTACCAAAATACTATGAACTAGGGTAGTCTCTGTAGGGAGTTTCGTGGTTCCAGCAATTGCGATAGTGAAAGAAACACATATCAGAAACATAATGCTGACTCCATTTTTTTAACACTATCCTATGATGAATCAAACTTATAAAGTATGTTTGCAAATACCCAACATAACAAAATATGTGGAAATTTAAAATGGTTGGATAAatatgaagtaataatcaatgatTTTTCTTATAATGGTTATTGACATTCAATTAAAGTTTACAGGTCTGGTTGTTCCACACAACACTTCAAATCTCCCAATATGATAAACTTGTATTAATTGTTTTCTTTTCAGAGCTGAAATTTTAGCTTGAAAATAAATCATCCAAACTGGGATAGGAGCATTTGTTTCTGCTTCACTAATGCTCCCATCCCCCATCTCCCCCCGCCCCCAGCCCCCCTGCAAGCGCGTATAGCAAGAGCGTACGTTATGGATGGCCAAAAAAGTCAAGGTTTATTTGTTGAGAACTGCTCCAGTGGTAATTTCATAAAACTCTCACAAATCTCAAAGCAAACCATCGCTAATTAAATGTCCTATTGAAGTATTGATCATTTTTAACTTGAATCTCATATGTCCGGCTCTGCCCATGCCTAGTCAGTCACTTCCTAGCCAAGATTCCTTATGTATCATCCTGCTGACCCACTTTCGTCGCTCTTGGGCTCTTGGCACCTCATCTCCACGAGATGACCGAGTCCAGTTTCAAGTCATCGGGAAGGACAGGATGCAAGCCACATGTAGACCTAGCGAACGCCCCTGTGTAGCATCAAATGATTGAGGAGCATTCAGATCATGCAATCAAATTGTGGTTTGGAACCTTGTTGGTATCCTTTGCAGCTGTCACTTTTATCGTTCTCATAAATCAAACAT
Proteins encoded:
- the LOC100274093 gene encoding uncharacterized protein isoform X1; translation: MHQGYPKETLVRFLKAREWNVAKAHKMIVECLNWRIQNEIDSVLERPIVPVDLYRSIRDSQLIGLSGYTKEGLPIFGIGVGHSTYDKASVHYYVQSHIQINEYRDRIILPRLTQQFGRPVTSCIKVLDMTGLKLSALSQIKMLTSISTVDDLNYPEKTETYYVVNVPYIFSACWKVVKPLLQERTKKKVKVLTGCGRDELLKIMDYSSLPHFCRREASGSSKHSSTDVDNCFSLDHPFHKELYGHIREQASRRELIKMGSLHVSIPEPDPDDAKIVEVIQAEFQKIGEQDESTNSHKD
- the LOC100274093 gene encoding uncharacterized protein LOC100274093, coding for MGADSEDAVKQLSLLMEQVEAPLKRSFQNMHQGYPKETLVRFLKAREWNVAKAHKMIVECLNWRIQNEIDSVLERPIVPVDLYRSIRDSQLIGLSGYTKEGLPIFGIGVGHSTYDKASVHYYVQSHIQINEYRDRIILPRLTQQFGRPVTSCIKVLDMTGLKLSALSQIKMLTSISTVDDLNYPEKTETYYVVNVPYIFSACWKVVKPLLQERTKKKVKVLTGCGRDELLKIMDYSSLPHFCRREASGSSKHSSTDVDNCFSLDHPFHKELYGHIREQASRRELIKMGSLHVSIPEPDPDDAKIVEVIQAEFQKIGEQDESTNSHKD
- the LOC100274093 gene encoding uncharacterized protein isoform X2; its protein translation is MGADSEDAVKQLSLLMEQVEAPLKRSFQRPIVPVDLYRSIRDSQLIGLSGYTKEGLPIFGIGVGHSTYDKASVHYYVQSHIQINEYRDRIILPRLTQQFGRPVTSCIKVLDMTGLKLSALSQIKMLTSISTVDDLNYPEKTETYYVVNVPYIFSACWKVVKPLLQERTKKKVKVLTGCGRDELLKIMDYSSLPHFCRREASGSSKHSSTDVDNCFSLDHPFHKELYGHIREQASRRELIKMGSLHVSIPEPDPDDAKIVEVIQAEFQKIGEQDESTNSHKD